The Lysobacter sp. HDW10 genome window below encodes:
- a CDS encoding NAD-glutamate dehydrogenase domain-containing protein produces MTTAKHSPATPGLIISAVQKAATAAQKKNAAHFAQAFIARTHASELQAHSANEWAAISNDLLSFAATRKRGKVSLRVLAPTEKANGWTSNRLALQIVNDDMPFLVDSVTNALSEKGIGVHSLLHPVVSIERDKQGKLLSMGSGQPESFMHIEIDRLDAADAKALEKSLLEVLVDVRASVEDWSRMQDRMLAAASGLGEKTGVVDAETIEESQAFLRWAADNHFTFLGYREYAVVKRGKDDMLVAVEGSGLGILRDEDESTPRLLKSMDAHALQKHGVREPLIITKTNARSNVHRRGYMDYIGVVTFDAKGNATGERRFVGLFTSSAYNRRPWEIPMVRTRFERVMSESKLPDAGHSAKALRHVLETLPRDELFQSNTAELGMLGEGILGLQERVESKLFLRRDRYGRFFSVLVYVPRDRFNTEVRLRIEHLLKESLQADSIDSHVMMSDSPLAQLHLIVRPRNNADTSKVDMAEVERRLAEIVRNWHDDLNDLLVARHGEVEGLRLAKLFGRGLQPAYIESETTMSAADDVAHLAALEKGSALQISLRSEATNTDCEGCFEVKLFHAGNSLPLSDVLPMLENMGLRVMGENAHRVVTEKGSYFIQDFSVLPASGRVDVDANAEAFVEAFSSTWAGDCENDGFNRLILAAGLTWRQVAMLRSYCKFLLQVGVPFSQSYMESSIAKYPLIARLLVELFEARFDPSTGKESKDQIKQGADAFASQLQTLAGGDEATLALLSRVIKARSGDRATQVEAVHATLASLYDRVSSLDEDRILRAFMGVMDATLRTNYYIDYVDGKRKDGGPADYLSFKLDSANVPDLPKPRPYREIWVCGPRVEGVHLRFGPVARGGLRWSDRREDFRTEVLGLVKAQMVKNTVIVPVGSKGGFYCKQLPDINVNRDAWFNEGVACYKRFINGLLDITDNLVKGKVVPPANVVRHDGDDAYLVVAADKGTATFSDIANGISQAHDFWLDDAFASGGSVGYDHKGMGITARGAWESVKRHFRALGHDTQKEDFTCVGIGDMSGDVFGNGMMLSKKIRLLAAFDHRHIFLDPNPDSAESFKERQRLFKLPRSSWADYDTKLISKGGGVHPRSAKSIELTPEVKAVLGIDADIKSLAPNELMSAILKSPVDLLWNGGIGTYVKSSAQSNADVGDRANNGLRVNGRDLRCKVVGEGGNLGFTQLGRVEAAEHGVLINTDFIDNSAGVDTSDHEVNIKILLNGEVQSGRLKLADRNKLLASMTNEVAGLVLNDNYRQNQTLTLMERMATTRLGSKLHFMRTLEAQGLLDRQIEDLPSDAELADRKSRGMGLTRPEMSVLLAYSKLVAFPRLLASDIPEDKYLSKELLRYFPQPLQDKYAKATESHSLKREIIATAVTNSLINRMGATFLMRMEEDSGRNIGEIARAYTITRETLDARDLWTAIDALDGKVAESVQIDALQVIWELQRSFTRWLLSRAGAIPQITAAVERYHDGFRDIRAGENILPPSQRPVYEEARKEWRAKGLPAQLADQIAALPYLDASPDIIELAREHKLRPVEVAKLYFRLGDALRLPWLRTQIEALEVEGRWHAVARGVLRDELSSQMRKLTAQVMEMPGKDPDARVQAWLERDDANLRFTLAMLSELAAQKTLDYPTVSVAVQRLAQLAARG; encoded by the coding sequence ATGACCACAGCCAAACACTCACCGGCTACGCCGGGACTCATCATTTCCGCTGTACAGAAAGCTGCCACTGCGGCGCAAAAGAAGAATGCGGCGCACTTTGCGCAAGCGTTTATTGCGAGAACGCATGCCTCAGAGTTGCAAGCGCACAGCGCGAACGAGTGGGCCGCTATTTCAAATGATTTATTGTCGTTTGCCGCGACTCGCAAGCGCGGCAAGGTGAGTCTGCGTGTGTTGGCGCCGACTGAGAAAGCCAATGGCTGGACGTCCAATCGTTTGGCATTGCAAATCGTCAATGACGATATGCCGTTCTTGGTCGACTCCGTCACCAACGCCTTGAGTGAGAAGGGTATTGGTGTGCATAGCTTGCTGCACCCGGTGGTGTCCATCGAGCGCGATAAGCAAGGCAAGTTGCTAAGCATGGGTTCGGGCCAGCCGGAATCTTTCATGCATATCGAAATCGATCGCTTGGATGCGGCCGATGCAAAGGCGCTCGAGAAGTCATTGCTCGAAGTGTTGGTTGACGTGCGTGCAAGCGTTGAAGATTGGTCGCGCATGCAAGATCGCATGTTGGCGGCAGCATCGGGCTTGGGTGAGAAGACGGGCGTCGTAGACGCGGAAACCATCGAAGAATCGCAGGCATTCTTGCGTTGGGCGGCAGACAATCACTTCACTTTCCTGGGCTACCGCGAATATGCCGTCGTCAAACGTGGCAAAGACGACATGCTCGTGGCGGTGGAAGGCAGCGGCCTCGGCATTTTGCGTGACGAAGATGAAAGCACGCCGCGCTTGCTGAAGTCGATGGACGCGCACGCGTTGCAAAAGCACGGTGTGCGCGAACCGCTCATCATTACCAAGACAAATGCGCGTTCAAACGTGCACCGTCGTGGGTATATGGACTACATCGGCGTTGTGACGTTTGATGCGAAAGGCAATGCCACCGGCGAACGCCGCTTCGTAGGCCTGTTTACTTCTAGCGCCTACAACCGTCGGCCATGGGAAATTCCGATGGTGCGCACGCGCTTTGAACGCGTGATGTCAGAGTCGAAGTTGCCGGATGCGGGCCACAGTGCCAAGGCATTGCGTCATGTGCTTGAAACCTTGCCGCGTGATGAGTTGTTCCAATCCAACACCGCTGAACTGGGCATGTTGGGTGAAGGCATCCTCGGCTTGCAAGAACGTGTGGAAAGCAAGCTGTTTTTGCGCCGTGACCGTTATGGTCGCTTCTTCTCTGTCTTGGTGTACGTGCCGCGCGATCGTTTCAATACGGAAGTGCGTTTGCGCATTGAACACCTGCTGAAGGAGTCGCTGCAGGCTGATTCGATCGACAGTCACGTCATGATGAGCGACTCGCCACTGGCGCAGTTGCACTTGATCGTGCGTCCGCGCAACAACGCGGATACGTCCAAGGTCGATATGGCCGAAGTCGAACGTCGCTTGGCAGAAATCGTGCGAAATTGGCACGACGACTTGAATGACTTGCTCGTCGCACGTCACGGCGAAGTAGAAGGTTTGCGTCTCGCCAAGTTGTTTGGCCGCGGTCTGCAACCGGCATACATCGAGTCTGAAACGACCATGTCTGCCGCAGATGATGTGGCGCATCTGGCCGCCTTGGAAAAGGGCAGTGCGCTGCAAATCTCTTTGCGCTCAGAAGCGACGAATACAGATTGCGAAGGCTGTTTCGAAGTCAAACTGTTCCACGCCGGCAATAGCTTGCCGTTGTCTGATGTCCTGCCGATGCTTGAAAACATGGGTCTGCGGGTCATGGGTGAGAATGCGCACCGCGTCGTGACCGAGAAGGGGTCTTACTTCATTCAAGACTTCAGTGTGCTGCCGGCATCGGGCCGCGTAGATGTCGATGCGAATGCGGAAGCCTTCGTTGAAGCGTTCTCCAGCACGTGGGCCGGTGATTGCGAAAACGACGGCTTCAACCGATTGATCCTTGCTGCAGGTCTGACCTGGCGCCAAGTTGCGATGTTGCGCAGCTACTGCAAGTTCCTGTTGCAAGTCGGTGTGCCGTTCTCGCAAAGCTACATGGAAAGCAGCATCGCCAAATATCCGCTGATTGCGCGTCTTTTGGTTGAACTCTTCGAGGCACGCTTTGATCCGTCGACCGGTAAAGAAAGCAAAGATCAAATCAAGCAGGGTGCGGATGCGTTTGCATCACAGCTTCAAACCTTGGCCGGTGGTGACGAAGCGACTTTGGCGTTGCTGTCGCGCGTGATCAAGGCGCGCTCGGGTGATCGCGCGACGCAAGTGGAAGCCGTGCACGCCACCTTGGCATCCTTGTACGACCGCGTGTCGAGCTTGGACGAAGACCGCATTCTGCGCGCCTTCATGGGCGTCATGGACGCGACCTTGCGTACCAACTATTACATCGATTACGTCGATGGCAAGCGCAAGGACGGCGGTCCTGCAGACTACTTGAGCTTCAAGTTGGATTCGGCAAATGTGCCGGATCTGCCGAAGCCGCGTCCGTACCGTGAAATCTGGGTGTGTGGCCCGCGCGTTGAAGGTGTCCATTTGCGCTTCGGCCCGGTTGCGCGGGGCGGCTTGCGTTGGTCGGACCGCCGCGAAGACTTCCGTACCGAAGTGCTCGGCCTTGTGAAAGCGCAAATGGTGAAGAACACCGTGATCGTACCGGTGGGCTCCAAGGGCGGTTTCTATTGTAAGCAATTGCCGGACATCAATGTAAATCGCGATGCGTGGTTCAACGAAGGTGTCGCGTGCTACAAGCGTTTCATCAACGGCCTGCTCGATATCACCGACAACTTGGTGAAGGGCAAAGTGGTGCCGCCGGCAAACGTCGTGCGTCACGATGGCGATGATGCCTACTTGGTTGTGGCCGCAGATAAGGGCACTGCGACCTTCTCCGATATCGCAAACGGTATCTCGCAAGCGCATGATTTCTGGTTGGATGATGCCTTCGCGTCAGGCGGCTCGGTCGGTTACGACCACAAGGGCATGGGCATTACCGCACGTGGTGCGTGGGAATCGGTCAAACGCCACTTCCGCGCATTGGGTCATGACACGCAGAAGGAAGATTTCACCTGCGTGGGGATCGGTGACATGTCGGGTGACGTGTTCGGTAACGGCATGATGCTGTCGAAGAAAATTCGCTTGCTTGCCGCCTTTGATCACCGCCACATCTTCCTCGACCCGAATCCGGATTCTGCGGAGTCGTTCAAGGAGCGCCAGCGCTTGTTCAAACTGCCGCGTTCAAGCTGGGCAGATTACGACACCAAGTTGATCAGCAAGGGCGGTGGCGTGCATCCGCGCAGCGCGAAGTCGATTGAACTGACGCCCGAAGTCAAAGCGGTTCTGGGTATTGATGCGGATATCAAGAGCCTTGCGCCGAATGAGTTGATGTCCGCCATCCTCAAATCGCCGGTCGATTTGTTGTGGAACGGCGGCATCGGTACCTACGTGAAGTCGTCGGCGCAGTCCAATGCCGATGTCGGTGACCGTGCGAACAATGGTTTGCGCGTCAACGGTCGCGACCTGCGATGCAAGGTTGTGGGCGAGGGCGGCAATCTCGGCTTTACGCAATTGGGTCGCGTTGAGGCGGCAGAGCATGGCGTGCTCATCAATACCGACTTCATCGACAACTCGGCAGGTGTCGATACCTCCGACCACGAAGTCAATATCAAGATTTTGTTGAATGGCGAAGTGCAGTCGGGTCGTTTGAAGTTGGCAGACCGTAACAAGCTGCTCGCATCCATGACCAACGAAGTCGCGGGCTTGGTTTTGAACGACAACTACCGTCAAAACCAAACCTTGACCTTGATGGAGCGGATGGCCACCACGCGCCTGGGTTCGAAACTGCATTTCATGCGCACTTTGGAAGCGCAAGGTCTGTTGGATCGTCAGATTGAAGATCTGCCGAGCGATGCAGAACTCGCAGACCGCAAATCACGTGGGATGGGTTTGACGCGTCCGGAAATGAGCGTGCTACTCGCTTACTCCAAGCTCGTGGCGTTCCCGCGTTTGTTGGCCAGCGATATTCCGGAAGACAAGTATTTGTCGAAGGAACTGCTGCGTTACTTCCCGCAACCCTTGCAAGACAAGTATGCAAAGGCCACTGAATCGCACTCACTGAAGCGCGAAATCATTGCCACCGCGGTCACCAACTCCTTGATCAACCGCATGGGCGCCACCTTCCTGATGCGCATGGAAGAAGACAGCGGCCGCAACATTGGTGAAATCGCACGTGCATACACCATTACGCGTGAAACGTTGGACGCGCGTGATTTGTGGACCGCGATCGATGCATTGGACGGCAAGGTCGCAGAATCGGTACAAATCGATGCCTTGCAAGTGATTTGGGAACTGCAACGTTCGTTCACGCGTTGGTTGTTGTCACGCGCCGGTGCCATCCCGCAAATCACGGCGGCGGTTGAGCGTTACCACGATGGTTTCCGCGACATCCGTGCAGGCGAAAACATCTTGCCGCCGTCACAACGTCCGGTGTATGAAGAAGCGCGCAAAGAATGGCGTGCGAAAGGTTTGCCAGCGCAATTGGCCGACCAAATCGCAGCATTGCCCTATCTGGATGCATCGCCGGACATCATTGAGTTGGCCCGCGAACACAAATTGCGCCCGGTAGAAGTGGCCAAGTTGTACTTCCGACTCGGCGATGCATTGCGTTTGCCCTGGCTGCGCACCCAGATCGAAGCCTTGGAAGTTGAAGGCCGTTGGCATGCCGTTGCACGCGGTGTGTTGCGCGATGAGCTGTCATCGCAGATGCGCAAGCTCACTGCACAAGTCATGGAAATGCCGGGCAAGGATCCGGATGCGCGTGTTCAAGCTTGGCTTGAGCGTGACGACGCAAACTTACGCTTCACCTTGGCGATGTTGTCGGAATTGGCCGCGCAGAAGACGCTCGACTATCCGACCGTGTCGGTGGCGGTGCAGCGTCTGGCGCAATTGGCGGCACGAGGCTGA
- a CDS encoding NAD kinase: protein MGTPRLAFLASQSEDAQAASSALGARFGHVTPEEADVLVPLGGDGFMLQCLHRYANLNKPFYGMKHGTVGFLMNQSHAEGLLERISLAEPANLRPLEMVAQTESGTTVHSLAYNEVSLLRQTRQAAHIAVELNGVERLDELICDGVMVATPAGSTAYNFSAGGPILPLGSKVIALTPIAPFRPRRWRGAVLRGDTVASFRVLDPYKRPVSVTADSHEVRDILEVSIREAQDQSAILLFDPEHNLEERILSEQFTS from the coding sequence GTGGGTACGCCAAGGCTCGCATTCTTGGCCAGTCAGTCGGAAGATGCCCAAGCGGCGTCTTCCGCCTTAGGCGCGCGCTTTGGTCATGTCACGCCTGAAGAAGCGGATGTGCTCGTCCCCCTGGGCGGGGACGGGTTCATGTTGCAGTGTTTGCACCGCTACGCAAACTTGAACAAACCGTTCTACGGCATGAAGCATGGGACGGTCGGCTTCCTCATGAATCAATCGCATGCGGAAGGCTTGCTCGAGCGCATTTCATTGGCCGAGCCGGCAAATCTGCGGCCCTTGGAGATGGTGGCGCAAACGGAGTCAGGCACTACGGTGCACTCGCTTGCCTACAACGAAGTGTCGCTGTTGCGGCAAACACGCCAAGCTGCGCATATTGCCGTCGAGTTGAACGGTGTGGAACGTTTGGATGAACTGATCTGCGATGGCGTGATGGTGGCAACGCCTGCCGGGAGCACTGCCTACAACTTCTCCGCAGGTGGTCCGATCTTGCCGCTAGGCTCCAAGGTCATTGCATTGACGCCGATCGCACCGTTTCGCCCACGCCGTTGGCGCGGAGCCGTGCTGCGCGGCGATACCGTCGCCAGCTTTCGAGTGCTAGACCCATACAAGCGACCCGTCAGCGTGACCGCGGACTCTCACGAAGTGCGTGACATCCTGGAAGTCTCGATTCGCGAAGCGCAAGACCAGTCGGCAATCTTGCTGTTCGACCCTGAGCACAATCTCGAAGAGCGCATCTTGAGTGAGCAATTCACCAGCTGA
- a CDS encoding 5'-nucleotidase — protein MDDRVPPPLVIAITSRALFSMEDSHGLFEREGIEAYRAYQQTHENDPLRPGIAFPLVRKILALNQRVPKDAPHVEVILLSRNSTDTGLRVFNSIQHHQLDIKRASFTSGAPVWPYIRPFGAQLFLSANPESVAAALAAGVAAATILPANAAETAHADQVRIAFDGDAVIFGDESERISREQGVEAFGAHERAHAKLPLSGGPFRGFLQALHDLQEAFPVGQESPIRTALVTARSAPAHERVIRTLREWGVRLDEASFLGGRDKGEFLNAFGADIFFDDSLHNVESARAHVATGHVPHGVNNEA, from the coding sequence ATGGATGATCGTGTGCCGCCACCGTTGGTGATTGCGATTACGTCGCGTGCCTTGTTTTCGATGGAAGACAGCCACGGCTTGTTCGAACGTGAAGGGATCGAGGCCTATCGCGCCTACCAGCAGACGCACGAAAATGATCCGTTGCGGCCGGGCATCGCCTTTCCATTGGTCCGCAAGATTCTGGCGTTGAATCAACGCGTGCCGAAAGACGCACCGCACGTTGAAGTGATCCTGCTGTCACGCAATTCAACTGACACGGGTTTGCGCGTATTTAATTCCATCCAACACCATCAGTTGGACATCAAACGCGCGAGCTTTACGTCAGGTGCGCCCGTTTGGCCGTATATCAGACCGTTCGGTGCGCAACTGTTTCTATCTGCAAACCCCGAGTCGGTCGCGGCGGCACTCGCAGCGGGCGTGGCTGCGGCAACGATTCTGCCTGCAAATGCCGCTGAAACCGCACATGCAGATCAGGTTCGAATCGCCTTTGATGGTGATGCCGTCATTTTTGGCGATGAGAGTGAGCGAATTTCACGCGAGCAGGGCGTTGAAGCCTTCGGTGCACATGAGCGGGCACACGCCAAGCTGCCGTTATCGGGCGGTCCGTTCCGAGGTTTTCTTCAGGCACTGCACGACCTTCAAGAAGCGTTTCCCGTTGGTCAGGAATCACCTATCCGTACCGCATTGGTCACGGCGCGCTCAGCACCGGCGCATGAGCGGGTCATTCGTACCTTGCGCGAATGGGGTGTGCGGCTGGACGAGGCGTCGTTTCTGGGTGGGCGCGACAAAGGCGAGTTTCTCAATGCCTTTGGTGCGGATATCTTTTTCGACGATTCTTTACACAACGTGGAATCTGCGCGGGCGCACGTAGCGACCGGTCACGTCCCGCATGGCGTGAACAACGAAGCGTAA
- a CDS encoding DUF2939 domain-containing protein: MSTPHKSPQATHASVTLKLSIALAALLVLLIAYVAAGPWIAMRGIQHAVETRDLSAMPKYINFEKLRPNIQAQMETIIAAQIANRGGMFGSAAAGAANVVAASAAEGMVSPAGIAVLLEGDALIKRAKGDMKPGSGIASGGPKSLNAFKNAQTHYLSASTFQATVEVSDAAIVDFIFEREGFRWKLANIKLPHKKAG, from the coding sequence ATGTCGACACCGCATAAATCCCCGCAGGCCACGCACGCCTCCGTGACCCTCAAGCTGTCCATAGCACTGGCCGCCTTGCTCGTGCTTTTGATCGCCTACGTTGCCGCGGGTCCATGGATCGCCATGCGTGGCATCCAACATGCGGTTGAAACCCGTGACCTGAGCGCCATGCCCAAGTACATCAACTTTGAAAAATTGCGCCCGAACATCCAGGCACAGATGGAAACGATCATTGCAGCGCAAATCGCCAATCGTGGTGGCATGTTCGGCAGCGCCGCAGCAGGCGCCGCGAATGTCGTCGCCGCCTCCGCAGCAGAAGGCATGGTGTCGCCCGCGGGTATCGCGGTCTTGCTAGAGGGCGACGCTTTGATTAAGCGTGCAAAAGGCGACATGAAACCCGGCTCGGGGATTGCGAGTGGCGGACCTAAATCCCTGAATGCATTCAAGAATGCGCAAACACATTATCTTTCGGCCAGCACCTTTCAGGCGACTGTAGAAGTCAGTGATGCCGCAATCGTAGATTTCATATTCGAGCGCGAAGGCTTTCGCTGGAAGCTTGCCAATATCAAGCTGCCGCACAAGAAAGCGGGCTGA
- the sbcB gene encoding exodeoxyribonuclease I, with protein sequence MSGSFLFYDLETWGLDPRKTRIAQFAAIRTTVDLEEIDTPVSLYVRPAADFLPCPESALITGITPQLADAEGLVEAEAFDRIHALMAEPDTCTLGYNTLKFDDAFVRFGLYRNFHDAYEREYRDGNSRWDMFNVIRAVHALRPEGIQWRAREDVPEATSFRLEHLAEDNGLRHGMAHEALSDVRATVGLARLVKTHQPKFWHYLARLRDKRHVQQLINLTELTPLMHIAGQYSPANRNAAIVVPISEHPVNRNQMLFVRVDVPLDDLASADPDLTKTHYFTRRDALPEGVSRPPFTDIRVNESPTLIPLSDLRDADFERTAIDKTVVERNLAYLRKHRNALASLARHVFAPSKASSQNDVDAALFDGFIAPADKALFRQIHACPPDALGAEGFRFQDARMPELFFRYRARNWPEFLSFEEQACWQGHLAACLNNGINAQYSLQAHAEKVEQLRVLNADNPHELGILDAMDAWRHALAQSLGS encoded by the coding sequence ATGAGCGGCAGCTTCCTCTTCTACGATCTGGAAACTTGGGGGCTTGACCCCCGCAAGACGCGTATCGCGCAGTTCGCCGCCATCCGCACGACGGTCGATCTTGAAGAAATCGACACGCCGGTGAGCCTGTACGTCCGTCCCGCAGCGGACTTCCTCCCTTGCCCTGAAAGCGCGCTCATTACCGGCATCACGCCGCAGCTTGCCGATGCGGAAGGCTTGGTCGAAGCAGAGGCTTTCGATCGAATTCACGCACTCATGGCTGAGCCCGATACATGCACGCTCGGTTACAACACCCTGAAGTTCGACGATGCCTTTGTTCGGTTCGGACTCTATCGCAACTTTCACGATGCCTACGAACGTGAGTACCGAGACGGCAATTCGCGCTGGGATATGTTCAATGTCATTCGCGCGGTGCATGCCTTGAGACCCGAGGGGATTCAGTGGCGTGCGCGCGAGGACGTGCCCGAGGCCACAAGCTTCAGACTGGAGCATCTGGCGGAAGACAATGGCCTGAGACACGGCATGGCACACGAAGCCCTGTCTGACGTGCGCGCGACGGTGGGCTTGGCGCGATTGGTGAAAACCCATCAGCCGAAATTCTGGCACTACTTGGCCAGACTTCGCGACAAACGCCACGTGCAACAACTGATCAATCTCACCGAGCTGACGCCATTGATGCACATCGCGGGTCAGTACTCGCCCGCCAATCGCAATGCCGCCATCGTGGTGCCCATTTCAGAGCACCCGGTGAATCGCAATCAAATGCTCTTTGTCCGTGTGGACGTACCACTTGATGATTTGGCGTCGGCCGATCCGGACCTGACCAAGACGCACTACTTCACGCGACGCGATGCATTGCCGGAGGGGGTGTCTCGCCCCCCCTTCACCGATATCCGCGTCAATGAAAGCCCGACCCTCATTCCCTTGTCCGATCTACGTGACGCGGACTTTGAGCGCACCGCCATCGACAAGACAGTGGTCGAACGCAATCTTGCGTATTTACGAAAGCACCGCAACGCATTGGCCTCACTCGCCCGCCATGTCTTCGCACCGTCCAAAGCGTCGTCGCAGAATGACGTGGATGCGGCGCTGTTTGATGGGTTCATCGCGCCGGCTGACAAAGCCTTGTTCAGACAGATCCACGCATGTCCACCTGATGCACTCGGCGCCGAAGGTTTTCGTTTTCAGGATGCCCGTATGCCGGAGTTGTTCTTCCGGTATCGTGCGCGTAACTGGCCGGAGTTTCTGAGCTTCGAAGAACAAGCGTGCTGGCAAGGTCACCTCGCCGCATGTTTGAACAACGGCATCAATGCGCAGTACTCCTTGCAGGCGCATGCTGAAAAAGTGGAACAATTGCGCGTCTTGAACGCCGACAATCCTCATGAATTAGGCATACTCGACGCTATGGATGCTTGGCGTCACGCCTTGGCACAGTCACTCGGATCTTAA
- a CDS encoding NAD(P)/FAD-dependent oxidoreductase, whose translation MTGAKHLTIVGGGLAGALLATLLAQRGWQVDVYEQRSDPRVAGYAGGRSINLALAERGLHALKQAGLDHRVLEQAVMMRGRFVHPLEGEAHLQRYGRDDSEVIWSISRGELNITLLNAAERAGVHLRFDQALKSVDFKTKRARFDCLGGDQEVSFTALIGADGAGSSLRGQMHAELPFEERTEWLDHGYKELEIPPSESGGFRIEANALHIWPRGHYMCIALPNDERTFTVTLFMPLEGAYPSFQQVSTPDAALALFEAQFPDTLPLIPKLKEDFGKNPVGKLATLYLDRWHLQDKAVLIGDAAHAMVPFHGQGMNCAFEDCVSLAEHLDAADDLEAAFQAYSAERMPNAAAIQQMALENYIEMRDKVDDAAFLLQRELELTLQARHPERFVPHYTMVTFMRIPYAVALARSDIQRDILIAATRGKTTLADVDLATADAQVNEQLPPLTAHA comes from the coding sequence ATGACCGGAGCTAAGCATCTCACCATCGTCGGTGGCGGCTTGGCTGGCGCACTGCTCGCCACCCTGCTCGCGCAGCGTGGATGGCAAGTCGATGTGTATGAGCAGCGCAGCGATCCGCGCGTTGCGGGCTATGCGGGTGGTCGTTCCATCAATCTCGCTTTGGCCGAACGCGGCTTGCATGCTTTGAAGCAAGCAGGACTCGACCACCGTGTTCTGGAACAGGCCGTGATGATGCGCGGTCGTTTCGTCCACCCGCTCGAGGGCGAGGCGCATTTGCAACGCTACGGTCGCGATGACAGCGAGGTCATTTGGTCGATCAGTCGCGGTGAACTCAATATCACTTTGCTCAACGCTGCAGAACGCGCGGGTGTGCATCTGCGCTTTGATCAGGCGCTGAAATCCGTTGACTTCAAAACCAAGCGCGCGCGATTCGACTGCTTGGGCGGCGATCAAGAAGTGAGCTTCACAGCACTGATCGGTGCAGACGGTGCGGGTTCGTCACTGCGCGGACAGATGCACGCGGAGCTGCCGTTCGAAGAACGGACCGAGTGGCTGGACCACGGCTACAAAGAGCTTGAAATCCCGCCTTCTGAATCCGGCGGCTTCCGCATCGAAGCGAATGCATTGCACATTTGGCCGCGCGGCCATTACATGTGCATTGCACTTCCGAATGATGAGCGCACCTTCACTGTGACGTTGTTTATGCCCTTGGAAGGCGCGTATCCGAGCTTCCAACAGGTATCGACACCTGACGCAGCACTCGCACTGTTCGAGGCGCAATTCCCGGACACCTTGCCGCTGATTCCGAAGCTAAAAGAAGACTTCGGCAAGAATCCGGTTGGCAAGCTCGCGACCTTGTATTTGGATCGCTGGCACCTTCAAGACAAAGCGGTGCTGATTGGTGATGCCGCACATGCCATGGTGCCTTTCCATGGGCAAGGCATGAACTGTGCGTTTGAAGATTGCGTCAGCTTGGCAGAACATCTGGACGCTGCAGACGACCTCGAAGCCGCATTCCAAGCCTACAGCGCAGAACGCATGCCGAATGCCGCGGCCATTCAACAGATGGCCTTGGAAAACTATATTGAGATGCGAGACAAGGTCGACGATGCGGCATTTCTCTTGCAACGCGAGTTGGAATTGACCTTGCAAGCGCGTCACCCTGAGCGATTTGTCCCCCACTACACCATGGTCACCTTCATGCGGATTCCCTATGCCGTTGCATTGGCAAGAAGCGATATCCAGCGTGACATCTTGATTGCGGCAACACGCGGTAAGACGACGCTCGCAGATGTCGACCTCGCGACTGCCGATGCACAGGTGAATGAACAACTGCCACCGCTCACAGCGCACGCATGA